From the genome of Candidatus Nitrosocosmicus oleophilus, one region includes:
- a CDS encoding NAD(P)-dependent alcohol dehydrogenase, translated as MDGYIRSARIHEYNKPLELDNIYKPVISRDEEVLVKVGASGLCHSDLHLISGEWRNIIPLNLPKTPGHEIAGWIEEVGTSVPENIMKPGDLVAVFGGWGCGWCIQCKSGDEQLCAFAKWPGLSSFDGGFSEYLLVPSYRFLVNVRSSEVVPENLAPLTDAGLTPYRAIKKIKSILGPGRNIGILGIGGLGSYAVQYAKILGGGSKVFAMDRSESKLELASKCGADHLVNLRSIDNLVDRIRAQTGGKMLDVIIDCVGTDKTFYDSISILAKGGCVVIVGLFGTAAKIPIAMTVLNEYKIFGSLWGNYNELREVIELLNEGRIKNHITKFRLDDVNEAIKLLKEGQIIGRGVLIP; from the coding sequence ATGGACGGATATATTAGGTCAGCAAGAATTCACGAGTATAACAAACCATTGGAATTGGATAATATTTACAAACCTGTCATAAGTCGTGATGAAGAAGTCCTAGTAAAGGTTGGAGCTTCAGGATTATGCCATAGCGACCTTCATCTTATTAGCGGCGAATGGAGAAATATTATCCCATTAAATCTACCAAAGACACCAGGGCACGAAATAGCAGGATGGATAGAAGAAGTTGGTACATCGGTACCGGAAAATATCATGAAACCAGGTGACTTGGTAGCAGTTTTTGGCGGCTGGGGTTGTGGTTGGTGCATACAATGTAAGTCAGGAGATGAGCAACTTTGTGCTTTTGCTAAATGGCCCGGGTTATCGTCTTTTGATGGAGGATTTTCTGAATACCTGCTAGTCCCCTCATACAGATTTTTGGTGAATGTACGGAGTTCGGAAGTTGTACCTGAGAATTTGGCACCATTAACTGATGCAGGTTTGACGCCTTATAGAGCAATTAAGAAGATAAAGAGCATACTTGGACCAGGTAGAAATATCGGAATACTTGGAATAGGTGGTTTAGGCTCATATGCCGTACAATATGCAAAAATCTTGGGAGGCGGTTCTAAAGTATTTGCGATGGATAGATCTGAAAGCAAATTAGAATTAGCAAGCAAATGCGGCGCGGATCATTTGGTCAATCTGCGTTCTATTGATAATCTGGTTGATAGAATTAGGGCCCAGACAGGAGGTAAGATGCTAGACGTCATCATTGATTGCGTAGGAACAGACAAAACGTTTTACGACTCTATAAGTATACTCGCAAAAGGAGGCTGTGTAGTAATAGTAGGTCTGTTTGGAACGGCTGCCAAGATCCCAATAGCAATGACTGTACTAAATGAATATAAAATATTTGGATCCTTATGGGGCAATTATAATGAACTAAGAGAAGTAATAGAATTATTAAATGAAGGTAGAATTAAGAACCATATAACCAAGTTTAGACTGGATGATGTTAATGAAGCTATCAAATTGTTGAAAGAGGGTCAAATAATTGGAAGAGGTGTGTTAATTCCATGA
- a CDS encoding universal stress protein translates to MKIIVPIDGSTPSIKALGYAIYLLKLMNPNTGDSRNKSNEY, encoded by the coding sequence ATGAAAATCATAGTTCCTATTGATGGTTCTACTCCATCCATAAAGGCTTTGGGATATGCAATTTATCTACTCAAACTTATGAATCCCAATACCGGCGATTCAAGAAATAAATCTAACGAATACTGA
- a CDS encoding VIT1/CCC1 transporter family protein: MKWTIEDFVYGATDGAVTTFAIVAGVVGASLAPAIVIILGFANLFADGFSMAMGNYLSTRSRIEYIEKERNRQNKEVQEFPEFKISEIKNIYAEKGFKDELLENLIKIIVSNRKIWVDVLMKEKMGISNVDDENPIFKAVTTFVAFNVVGIIPLLPFIFLFIINNPAGFTTNDIFIYSIVFTLLAFFCIGYITGRVVNKSSIRSGLITLIIGGVAALVSYMVGTFLSFYI; this comes from the coding sequence TTGAAGTGGACGATAGAAGATTTTGTTTATGGTGCAACAGATGGAGCTGTTACCACATTTGCAATAGTTGCAGGTGTAGTGGGCGCATCATTAGCACCTGCCATTGTTATAATTTTAGGATTTGCAAACCTTTTTGCAGATGGGTTTTCAATGGCTATGGGTAATTATTTATCCACAAGATCAAGAATTGAGTACATCGAGAAAGAGCGAAATAGACAGAATAAAGAAGTTCAAGAGTTTCCTGAATTCAAGATATCTGAAATTAAAAATATTTATGCAGAAAAGGGCTTTAAAGATGAATTATTAGAAAACTTGATCAAGATTATAGTTTCTAATAGAAAGATTTGGGTCGATGTTCTAATGAAAGAGAAAATGGGGATATCGAATGTAGACGATGAGAATCCAATATTCAAAGCAGTTACAACATTTGTTGCTTTCAATGTGGTTGGCATTATCCCACTCCTTCCTTTTATCTTTCTATTTATCATAAACAATCCTGCAGGTTTTACCACTAATGATATTTTTATTTATTCGATTGTTTTTACACTATTAGCTTTTTTTTGCATAGGCTATATAACGGGAAGAGTTGTTAACAAATCCTCAATAAGGTCGGGCCTTATCACATTAATAATAGGAGGCGTTGCAGCACTAGTTTCCTATATGGTAGGAACCTTCTTAAGCTTTTATATATAA
- a CDS encoding universal stress protein — MRLLALVDGSEHSLRALDYSINLLNGIGISENRPKKSAKNNHELIILNVLPTIHSSPGILTPIKPSKDGKSISLDQYTNQVNRIIESEWVKNLEELKIKYEKSGVRTSTKILKGSHSSRYVAYSIIKFVKDQKVDLIVLGSVGLGGVLKNKALGSVTRNIAEISTCPVLIVP; from the coding sequence ATGAGATTATTAGCATTGGTTGACGGTTCTGAACATTCACTAAGGGCACTAGATTATTCGATAAACCTATTGAACGGAATTGGTATAAGTGAAAATAGACCTAAGAAAAGCGCTAAAAATAATCACGAATTAATAATTTTAAATGTGTTACCAACTATACATTCTTCACCTGGAATTTTAACTCCAATCAAACCATCTAAGGATGGTAAAAGTATTTCATTGGATCAGTATACTAACCAAGTTAATAGAATTATAGAATCAGAATGGGTTAAGAATCTTGAGGAGCTCAAAATAAAATACGAGAAATCCGGAGTACGCACAAGTACGAAGATTCTCAAAGGAAGTCATTCCAGTCGTTATGTTGCATACAGTATCATCAAATTTGTAAAGGACCAAAAGGTAGATCTTATTGTCCTAGGAAGTGTTGGCCTAGGAGGGGTCTTAAAAAATAAGGCACTTGGTAGCGTTACTAGAAATATTGCTGAAATTTCTACATGTCCAGTTCTAATTGTACCCTGA
- a CDS encoding acyl CoA:acetate/3-ketoacid CoA transferase, whose amino-acid sequence MDDVSILDSIGDDSVVAISGFNMATTPEYLINELFKTYQRTGHPKNIFIISDALPAVPGRSLDQVAQILFHDADQEFLVGMLMPFLGFSPWLQKMVIDNRIECYGWPIGITAYWFREIASGRPGLLTKIGLNTFLDPRNDDAALNELGRNKKTCNIELLSIDSEDYLLYRAPKPSYALIRTSIADEMGNLSTQEEGIRGTVLSIAQATKARPKQGKVISQVRWITKTGAINPRHVDVPFPLVDHIVISPMEYHWQTGSIAYDPRLSSQIVSPMYNNLDRGILLDKSKEYEMVIARRVTLEFLELFTQKQAPVLVNLGIGIPALISSVAAEENIINIIITVIESGPWGGVALSGNDFGLAMGAFALSTMPDMFSNFEGGIIDAASLGFLQIDRFGNVNPSILPNRLFGTGGFPVIAGGVSKIYFAGSFRGGNNIIDVKENGIKILEDGPIAKFVKDVYKISFSSYQASKYGQEIMYVTERAVFKLNGTELVLVETAPGIDIDKDILEKMEFKPQMATEIKEMDKRIFSKSAMNLKRDIEIL is encoded by the coding sequence GTGGATGACGTTTCTATCCTCGATAGTATTGGTGATGATTCTGTAGTAGCTATATCTGGTTTTAATATGGCAACCACTCCCGAATACTTGATAAACGAGCTTTTTAAAACGTATCAAAGAACAGGTCACCCAAAGAATATTTTCATAATTTCTGATGCACTACCAGCAGTCCCAGGGAGATCCTTAGATCAGGTTGCTCAAATATTGTTTCATGATGCCGATCAAGAATTTTTAGTGGGTATGTTAATGCCATTTTTAGGGTTTTCCCCATGGTTACAAAAAATGGTTATAGACAACAGAATAGAGTGTTATGGTTGGCCGATAGGAATCACTGCTTACTGGTTTAGAGAAATAGCATCTGGAAGGCCGGGTCTATTAACTAAAATAGGCTTGAATACATTTTTAGATCCAAGAAATGATGATGCTGCTCTCAACGAATTGGGGAGAAACAAAAAAACATGTAATATTGAACTATTAAGTATTGACAGCGAGGACTATCTTTTATATAGAGCGCCAAAACCAAGTTATGCACTAATAAGAACTTCTATTGCAGATGAAATGGGTAATTTGTCAACACAAGAGGAGGGAATCAGAGGAACCGTACTTAGTATTGCACAGGCTACCAAAGCAAGACCAAAACAGGGAAAAGTAATCTCACAAGTGCGCTGGATAACAAAGACTGGGGCCATAAATCCAAGACATGTTGATGTACCTTTTCCACTTGTTGATCACATTGTAATTTCTCCAATGGAATACCACTGGCAAACAGGATCAATTGCATACGACCCAAGATTATCTAGTCAAATTGTTTCTCCCATGTATAATAATTTGGATCGTGGTATTCTTCTAGATAAATCAAAAGAATATGAAATGGTGATTGCTAGGAGGGTGACTCTTGAGTTCCTCGAACTCTTTACACAGAAACAGGCCCCTGTATTAGTGAATTTAGGAATTGGAATTCCTGCGTTAATTTCATCAGTTGCTGCCGAAGAAAACATTATAAATATTATAATAACAGTTATTGAATCGGGACCGTGGGGAGGAGTGGCATTGTCAGGAAATGACTTTGGATTAGCGATGGGGGCGTTTGCACTCTCCACAATGCCAGACATGTTTTCTAACTTTGAGGGTGGAATCATCGATGCAGCATCTCTGGGCTTTTTACAAATTGATAGATTCGGAAATGTAAATCCCTCAATACTACCTAATAGATTATTTGGCACAGGTGGATTCCCAGTTATTGCAGGTGGAGTATCTAAAATTTACTTTGCAGGATCATTTAGGGGAGGAAATAATATTATAGATGTAAAAGAGAACGGAATCAAAATACTCGAGGATGGACCAATCGCAAAGTTTGTTAAAGATGTTTATAAAATTTCCTTCAGTTCGTATCAAGCATCTAAATATGGACAGGAGATTATGTATGTTACAGAAAGAGCCGTATTCAAGTTAAATGGAACCGAATTGGTTTTGGTAGAAACCGCACCAGGTATTGATATTGACAAAGATATTTTAGAGAAAATGGAATTTAAGCCCCAGATGGCTACAGAAATAAAGGAAATGGATAAAAGAATTTTCAGCAAATCAGCGATGAACTTAAAAAGAGATATAGAAATCTTGTAA
- a CDS encoding universal stress protein, which translates to MISSILVTDDGTESSDKAIEKASELAKQMNVLLILLHVIDDIGMPRTLVLGNDKPAIEVARVTIGKAIEKGWRQRAKTIIDKLEKEEKIPNVRSHCVWGVASEEILKFAERNKIDMIVMGPGKRLKGFSKIGALGSVTRKVSELANCPVLIVH; encoded by the coding sequence ATGATATCTAGCATATTGGTGACTGATGATGGAACCGAATCTTCTGACAAAGCAATAGAGAAGGCATCAGAACTTGCAAAACAAATGAATGTCCTCCTAATCTTGCTACATGTCATTGATGATATTGGAATGCCCCGAACACTAGTTTTAGGAAATGACAAACCTGCAATTGAAGTAGCTAGAGTAACAATAGGGAAAGCCATAGAAAAAGGATGGAGACAAAGAGCTAAAACTATAATCGATAAATTGGAGAAGGAGGAGAAAATACCAAACGTTCGAAGTCATTGTGTATGGGGAGTTGCTTCAGAAGAAATCTTAAAGTTTGCAGAAAGAAACAAGATAGATATGATTGTCATGGGTCCTGGCAAACGCCTAAAAGGATTTTCAAAGATAGGGGCTCTGGGAAGCGTTACCAGGAAAGTATCTGAGTTGGCTAACTGCCCAGTCCTAATAGTTCACTAA
- the gap gene encoding type I glyceraldehyde-3-phosphate dehydrogenase → MRHIAINGFGRIGRIFLRTALKDKEFSALVNVVAINDLGDINTLAHLFKYDSIHGKFDGQVTVDNKDNTLTINNNKIKVFSEKDPEHLPWKTLNVDLVLESSGKFNDREKAVKHLHAGASKVVISAPAKNPDITMILGINDEKYKPLDHHIISMASCTTNALAPVAKILNDEFGIEKGYMTTVHAFTNDQNLLDLSHRDLRRARSAPESIIPTTTGAARSIGEVIPELKGKLDGMALRVPVSDGSIIDLVVTLKKDVTNTELNNAFKQSSEKKFKNILSYTEDPIVSSDIIGDPHSSIVDGLSTMVLGKKGNTVKVLSWYDNEYGFAFRMMELIKYILKSMD, encoded by the coding sequence ATGCGACATATTGCAATCAACGGGTTTGGCAGAATTGGACGAATTTTTTTGAGGACAGCATTGAAAGATAAGGAATTTTCAGCATTGGTCAACGTGGTTGCAATTAATGATCTGGGAGATATAAACACTCTTGCACATTTATTTAAATATGACAGTATTCACGGAAAATTTGACGGTCAAGTTACCGTCGACAATAAAGACAATACCTTAACGATAAATAACAATAAGATAAAAGTATTTTCCGAAAAGGATCCTGAACATTTGCCTTGGAAAACGTTGAATGTGGATCTGGTTTTAGAATCTAGTGGGAAATTTAATGATAGAGAAAAAGCAGTAAAACATCTTCATGCAGGAGCGAGTAAAGTTGTAATTTCAGCTCCCGCCAAAAACCCCGATATCACAATGATTCTTGGGATAAATGATGAAAAGTACAAACCTCTTGATCACCATATCATATCAATGGCATCATGCACAACTAACGCACTTGCTCCTGTTGCAAAGATATTAAATGATGAATTTGGAATAGAGAAAGGGTATATGACTACAGTTCATGCTTTTACCAATGATCAGAACTTACTTGATCTGTCACATAGAGATCTAAGGAGAGCTAGATCGGCCCCAGAATCTATAATTCCAACAACTACTGGAGCAGCCAGATCAATTGGAGAGGTCATTCCGGAACTAAAAGGAAAGTTAGATGGAATGGCTTTAAGAGTTCCTGTCAGTGATGGTTCAATTATCGATCTGGTGGTAACACTAAAAAAGGACGTTACCAATACAGAACTTAATAACGCCTTTAAACAATCGTCTGAGAAAAAATTCAAGAATATACTTTCTTACACTGAAGACCCTATTGTTTCATCGGATATTATTGGAGACCCACATTCCTCTATTGTTGATGGCCTTAGTACTATGGTATTAGGAAAAAAAGGTAACACTGTGAAAGTTTTGTCTTGGTATGATAATGAATATGGGTTCGCATTCAGAATGATGGAACTTATAAAATACATCTTAAAATCTATGGATTAA
- a CDS encoding CBS domain-containing protein: MSQNRNNKIVLNAFHVAKPLVSLESNKNFLDARNIMERYYIKRIVITSPEDKKPIGIITEKDIGRFLSSHLDDKRNLEEVLLEEFLQDKKNLYAVNKNSSLGVCVQIMLDKNISSLLILDEKNHSNKIITKTDLIALIATQGFGNFIVREYMTKNVISVSPEEDLSVIPSLMSQFKISRIVVIKEDKPIGIITSRDIIPKGKYLNFETQSKGFKNALNEKKTNDAKVRKPIMIKDMMTADPLVIDEEANLFEAAKIMIENRISGIPVINKSQEIVGIITKTDIIKAIADMGKNE; the protein is encoded by the coding sequence ATGTCTCAGAACAGGAATAATAAGATTGTACTAAATGCTTTCCATGTTGCTAAACCTCTCGTATCTTTAGAGTCAAACAAAAATTTTCTTGATGCGAGGAACATAATGGAAAGATATTATATAAAAAGAATTGTGATCACGTCTCCCGAGGACAAAAAACCAATCGGAATAATTACTGAGAAAGATATCGGAAGATTTTTGTCCAGTCATTTGGATGACAAAAGGAATTTAGAAGAGGTATTATTAGAGGAATTTCTCCAAGATAAGAAGAATCTGTATGCTGTAAATAAGAATTCATCCCTAGGTGTATGTGTTCAAATAATGTTGGACAAAAACATAAGCTCTCTCTTAATTTTAGATGAGAAAAACCACTCAAATAAAATAATTACAAAGACTGATTTGATAGCGTTAATTGCTACACAAGGTTTTGGTAACTTTATTGTACGTGAATACATGACCAAGAATGTAATCAGTGTGAGTCCGGAAGAAGATTTATCCGTAATACCATCTCTGATGAGTCAATTTAAAATTTCACGAATAGTTGTGATAAAGGAAGATAAACCCATAGGAATAATTACTAGCCGTGACATCATACCCAAGGGAAAGTACCTAAATTTTGAAACTCAATCCAAAGGATTTAAAAACGCATTAAATGAGAAAAAAACGAACGATGCAAAGGTAAGAAAACCTATAATGATCAAGGACATGATGACAGCTGATCCACTAGTTATTGATGAGGAGGCAAACTTATTTGAAGCTGCCAAAATAATGATTGAGAATCGTATAAGTGGCATTCCTGTAATCAACAAATCACAGGAAATAGTAGGAATAATAACCAAAACAGACATTATAAAAGCAATAGCTGATATGGGTAAAAACGAATGA
- a CDS encoding APC family permease — protein sequence MLAADDDDNNTDRSSSGLKRTISLFQATVFGIGLILGAGIYSIIGEAAGIAGNTVWISFIIAGLLALVIGLSYAELSSLFSRSAAEYLFVRAAFENEFLSLTVGCIVIFVIVCSAASVAVGFSGYMSIFIPYIPEIIIAIILIILLSMINFYGISESINLNILFTFIELIGLLFIIIAAFVYGNVYNTNYFEVPIYSSSILHPNLIIGLIFSAVGLIFFAFFGFENIVNIADETKSPNKTIPKALMISIVVTSVIYILVAISAISLVGWHDLYLSKAPLAKAAEKASGTLGTLILSIIALFATSNTVLMMLISGSRLIYGISNDVKSTLPSILSKIHSKRRTPWLSILTVMFIAILIIVLFEGALPVIAGVTVFCVLIIYIIINLALIRLRYKKIKIDRQFSSPLSIRRFPLLPGIGIVLSVTILLQFEAQVMLDGVVCIIGIIIFVYLSGRIRQLVEVRRKDKKID from the coding sequence ATGTTAGCAGCAGATGATGATGATAATAATACTGATCGATCTTCTTCAGGATTAAAAAGAACAATCAGCCTATTTCAGGCAACTGTTTTTGGGATTGGACTGATCTTAGGAGCAGGGATATATTCAATAATTGGTGAAGCAGCCGGAATAGCCGGCAATACCGTATGGATTTCTTTTATTATTGCAGGTTTACTTGCATTAGTAATTGGATTAAGTTATGCGGAACTTTCATCCCTCTTTTCTAGAAGTGCTGCAGAATACCTGTTTGTAAGAGCAGCATTTGAAAATGAGTTCTTATCGTTAACTGTAGGCTGCATTGTTATTTTTGTCATTGTATGTTCAGCTGCATCGGTTGCAGTAGGATTCTCAGGCTACATGAGTATATTCATCCCTTATATACCTGAAATTATCATCGCAATTATTTTGATTATATTGCTATCAATGATTAATTTTTATGGCATTTCTGAATCAATTAATCTCAATATACTTTTTACATTCATAGAATTAATTGGTCTTTTATTTATCATTATTGCTGCGTTTGTATATGGAAACGTATACAATACAAATTATTTTGAGGTTCCAATTTATTCATCATCAATCCTCCACCCTAATCTAATAATTGGACTAATATTTTCAGCAGTGGGATTGATATTCTTTGCTTTTTTTGGATTTGAAAATATAGTAAATATTGCTGATGAAACAAAGTCTCCAAACAAAACCATACCAAAGGCTCTAATGATATCAATAGTAGTTACTAGTGTAATTTACATTCTAGTAGCTATTTCAGCGATATCCTTGGTAGGCTGGCATGACTTATACCTATCAAAAGCTCCATTAGCGAAGGCAGCTGAAAAAGCAAGTGGAACCTTAGGAACTCTTATCCTTTCAATAATAGCTCTCTTTGCAACTTCTAATACTGTATTGATGATGTTAATTTCGGGATCTAGGTTAATTTATGGAATTTCAAATGATGTAAAATCCACTTTGCCAAGTATCTTATCTAAGATACACTCAAAACGAAGGACACCTTGGCTATCTATTTTAACGGTCATGTTTATCGCAATTTTGATTATCGTGTTATTTGAAGGTGCCTTACCAGTAATTGCCGGAGTAACAGTATTTTGTGTTCTTATAATATATATCATCATAAATTTGGCGTTAATACGGCTACGCTATAAAAAAATCAAAATTGATAGACAATTCTCCTCTCCACTTAGTATTAGAAGGTTTCCTTTACTGCCAGGAATAGGAATAGTATTGTCAGTCACAATTTTGCTTCAGTTTGAGGCTCAAGTAATGCTGGATGGAGTTGTTTGTATCATTGGTATTATCATCTTTGTTTATCTATCTGGAAGAATCAGACAACTTGTTGAGGTGAGGCGTAAGGATAAAAAAATAGATTAG